A region of Candidatus Tiamatella incendiivivens DNA encodes the following proteins:
- a CDS encoding adenosine-specific kinase encodes MELKVIDIQVPEGVNVIVGRTHFIKSVEDIYEALITSCPSIKFGIGFCEASQDRLVRHEGNDDELEKLASDACFKAGVGHMFVVYLKDAWPINVLNRLKQVMEVVSIDAATANPIQLVIGETSQGRALLGVVDGYTPVGIEGPEDRKKRVGFLRKIGYKLG; translated from the coding sequence ATGGAGTTAAAGGTTATCGATATTCAGGTTCCTGAGGGTGTTAACGTCATTGTTGGAAGAACCCATTTTATTAAGAGTGTAGAGGATATATATGAAGCGTTAATTACATCTTGTCCTTCTATAAAGTTCGGTATAGGATTTTGTGAGGCTAGCCAGGATAGACTTGTGAGGCATGAGGGTAACGATGATGAACTGGAGAAACTGGCCTCGGATGCTTGTTTTAAGGCTGGCGTGGGACATATGTTTGTAGTTTACTTGAAAGATGCTTGGCCTATTAATGTTCTTAACAGGTTGAAACAGGTGATGGAGGTTGTTTCAATTGATGCTGCTACGGCTAATCCTATTCAGCTTGTTATAGGAGAAACTAGTCAGGGAAGAGCCCTTCTAGGAGTTGTGGATGGTTATACGCCGGTAGGCATTGAAGGTCCTGAAGACAGG